In the genome of Dyadobacter fermentans DSM 18053, the window CCCTACTGCGCTGAAAGTACAATGGAGCGCCGCTACCACTCCAATTAACCAAAAGTCAACTTAATGACTATCAATTATTTAATTGTATTTCGCAATGGTTTTCCAGCGAAATACAATTAAATTTATTGTACCGTTAGTTGCTCAGTGAACCCTAGCATCCATCACCATGAAAAACGTTACCAGGCTTTCTCCCTTCGGGGTTTGCTGCTTTGTAATCGTTGCAGCATTATGGCTTCCGGTCGCAGTTTTATACGCGCAGCCCGCAGCCAGCCCCCTCTGCTCTTCTACGCAACATCATCAGAAACTGGCTATTTCGAAATCCCAAAAGCAGATTTTTGACGACGCACAACAAAGGCTCAATGCCTGGATCGCCGCCCACCACACGAGCCGGGCCGATGCCGTAGAACCGGTGTACACCATTCCGGTAGTGGTGCATATCCTGGAACCGATCGGGAGTTCGCTCCTTACCGACGCCCAGGTGCATGAAGGTATCGCCGAACTCAACAAGGCGTTCAGGAACCAGCTTGCCGAATCAGATGGGACGGATACACGCATTCAGTTCAGGCTGGCCGTTCGCTCGCCGCGATGCACGCCTACCACGGGGATCAACAGGATTTATACCAACAATGCAGCCTACACGTCGTACGGGGTCACTGGCCCTGGCGGCGCGGGACTTCCCTATGATCAGGTGTATCCGATGAGTTATTGGAATAATCTCGAATATTACAACGTGTGGGTGGTCAATTACATGGACCAGGCTGCCGGAATGGCCGGTTACCCCACCGGGAGCGCTTCGCCCACGGACGGCGTGCTGATCATTGCACCCTATTTTACTACCAAACTCCTCGCGCACGAATTCGGGCACGGGATGTTTCTTGGTCACACGTTTTCGCGGGGCATCGGCGAGGGGGACCTTGGGACGGTTGAATGCCCGCTCAATGATAATTGCGCCGCGCAGGGCGACAATGTCTGCGATACGGAGCCCGTTAACCAAAGCTCCAACTACCTTTGCCCCGGCAATCCCAACCCGCTCAACCCGTGCAACAACAACGCGCCGTATGGCAACGTCCTGAAAAATTACATGGGTTACAACAATTTCAGCTGCCAGACGCAGTTCACGTACGACCAGCGCGTCCGCATGCGCGGCGCGATCGAAACGCTGCGGTCGGGGCTGATCAACAGCAAAGGGCTGGACCCCGCCGTGATCGCGCAAAGCATCCCGACCGGCACCGCGGCCACGCTTACCGCCACCGGCTGCAACGGACAGATCCAATGGTACGATGCCACTTCCGGCGGC includes:
- a CDS encoding Ig-like domain-containing protein, with amino-acid sequence MKNVTRLSPFGVCCFVIVAALWLPVAVLYAQPAASPLCSSTQHHQKLAISKSQKQIFDDAQQRLNAWIAAHHTSRADAVEPVYTIPVVVHILEPIGSSLLTDAQVHEGIAELNKAFRNQLAESDGTDTRIQFRLAVRSPRCTPTTGINRIYTNNAAYTSYGVTGPGGAGLPYDQVYPMSYWNNLEYYNVWVVNYMDQAAGMAGYPTGSASPTDGVLIIAPYFTTKLLAHEFGHGMFLGHTFSRGIGEGDLGTVECPLNDNCAAQGDNVCDTEPVNQSSNYLCPGNPNPLNPCNNNAPYGNVLKNYMGYNNFSCQTQFTYDQRVRMRGAIETLRSGLINSKGLDPAVIAQSIPTGTAATLTATGCNGQIQWYDATSGGNHLGSGSSYTTPVLEESKTYYASCLRADCPSDVRVAGLVTVGPGLPVTLVAFGASIWEENQVLLSWATSLEVMHDHFEIESARDAKTFRKIGQVSAPFRLASGVSEYRFTDTPEPPASLVYYRLKQVDQAGDGTAGRYAYSRIVHVRMPDTHGITISPNPAEQRIHVDGVSQNWDVEVIHANGTISQRFKNERYIDSKHLPAGLYVIRVTTGNGYTVSRKIIRK